Proteins co-encoded in one Actinomadura luteofluorescens genomic window:
- a CDS encoding DUF58 domain-containing protein: MAGGTPRPTVRGWALLVSGAVLCGGGLGLGYLAPGLLGALAFPAVALAMGLAGRLPAARVGRRLTASRVRAGESVTVVLEVAADGGARSAAVAEHVTGTGEPVVLPLGPARPVIRYELTPQRRGVVEAGPLHLVRTDPLGLARAVRAADDVPVRVLVHPRHHHLVPVPAAGGGGRDTSSASVRASEGAFAGLREHAPGDDVRQIHWRTSARRGRLMVREHADSAGTGMTVLVDDRYGPDELDVLVEAAASIVRSCPDVPVELRTAGGARSAAAAGVTAHLDVLAEAAARPGADFPAACAGLRSAPTGRAIVLLSTTAADEDVAAAMRPLAARHTVSLVGLIGPGDAGGGGLAPPAGVRLLRAADAAGFAERWNESRWWAR, from the coding sequence GTGGCCGGCGGCACCCCCCGCCCCACCGTCCGCGGCTGGGCGCTGCTCGTTTCCGGAGCCGTCCTGTGCGGCGGGGGCCTCGGTCTCGGCTACCTCGCGCCGGGCCTTTTGGGGGCCCTCGCCTTCCCGGCCGTCGCGCTGGCCATGGGCCTCGCCGGCCGGCTCCCGGCCGCCCGGGTCGGCCGCCGGCTCACCGCGTCGCGGGTCCGCGCCGGAGAGTCCGTGACCGTCGTCCTGGAGGTAGCCGCGGACGGTGGCGCCCGGAGCGCCGCCGTCGCCGAGCACGTCACCGGGACCGGAGAGCCGGTCGTCCTGCCCCTGGGCCCCGCCCGCCCCGTGATCCGCTACGAGCTGACCCCGCAGCGGCGCGGTGTGGTGGAGGCGGGACCGCTCCATCTGGTCCGCACCGACCCGCTGGGGCTCGCCCGCGCCGTCCGGGCGGCCGACGACGTGCCCGTCCGGGTGCTGGTGCATCCGCGCCACCACCACCTCGTCCCCGTGCCCGCGGCCGGCGGCGGCGGCCGGGACACCTCCTCGGCGTCGGTCCGGGCCTCCGAGGGGGCCTTCGCGGGCCTGCGCGAGCACGCGCCCGGCGACGACGTGCGCCAGATCCACTGGCGGACGTCGGCGCGCCGCGGGCGCCTGATGGTCCGCGAGCACGCCGACTCCGCCGGCACGGGCATGACCGTGCTGGTCGACGACCGGTACGGCCCGGACGAGCTGGACGTCCTCGTGGAGGCCGCCGCGTCGATCGTGCGGTCTTGCCCGGACGTCCCGGTCGAGTTGCGGACGGCCGGCGGCGCGCGTTCGGCCGCGGCGGCGGGCGTCACCGCGCACCTGGACGTGCTGGCCGAGGCGGCGGCCCGCCCCGGCGCGGACTTCCCGGCCGCCTGCGCCGGGCTGCGCTCCGCCCCGACGGGCCGCGCGATCGTGCTGCTGTCCACGACGGCGGCGGACGAGGACGTCGCCGCGGCCATGCGACCGCTCGCGGCGCGGCACACCGTCTCGCTGGTCGGCCTGATCGGCCCCGGTGACGCCGGAGGCGGGGGCCTCGCGCCGCCCGCCGGGGTGCGGCTCCTGCGCGCGGCCGACGCCGCCGGGTTCGCCGAGCGGTGGAACGAGAGCAGATGGTGGGCGCGGTGA
- a CDS encoding MoxR family ATPase: MSTTTAMPALPDEEALLAAAAFERMAAGIQAAARCDPATVRLILTAFAAGGHVLLEDLPGMGKTTLARALAAVTGGKIGRVQCTPDLLPSDVTGVTIFNERSREFEFHPGPVFANVVIVDEINRTSPKTQSALLEVMQEGRITVDGKAHPVPRPFLVVATQNPIDLEGTFPLPEAQLDRFLMRLSLGYPGEEAELSLLRGSSLTEPEDLAPVLIGEEMARLGAAAERVAVAESVNQYVLRLAQRTRRDPRLRAGVSLRGSIALCRTARIYALADGRGYVTPDDVKALARPVWAHRLVPLSGAAGSAETAELLDGVLAEVPVPAPQGNG; the protein is encoded by the coding sequence GTGAGCACCACGACCGCGATGCCGGCGCTGCCCGACGAGGAGGCGCTGCTGGCCGCCGCCGCCTTCGAGCGGATGGCCGCCGGCATCCAGGCGGCGGCACGCTGCGATCCCGCCACGGTGCGGCTGATCCTCACCGCGTTCGCCGCGGGCGGGCACGTCCTGCTGGAGGACCTGCCCGGCATGGGCAAGACGACGCTGGCGCGCGCGCTGGCGGCGGTGACCGGCGGGAAGATCGGCCGCGTGCAGTGCACTCCCGACCTGCTGCCCTCCGACGTCACCGGAGTGACGATCTTCAATGAGCGCAGCCGCGAGTTCGAGTTCCACCCGGGTCCGGTGTTCGCCAACGTCGTCATCGTGGACGAGATCAACCGGACCTCGCCGAAGACGCAGTCGGCGCTGCTGGAAGTGATGCAGGAAGGGCGGATCACCGTGGACGGGAAGGCGCACCCGGTGCCGCGCCCGTTCCTGGTGGTGGCCACGCAGAACCCCATCGACCTGGAGGGAACGTTCCCGCTGCCCGAGGCGCAGCTCGACCGCTTCCTGATGCGGCTGTCGCTGGGCTACCCGGGCGAGGAGGCGGAGCTGTCGCTGCTGCGCGGCTCGTCCCTGACCGAACCCGAGGACCTGGCCCCGGTGCTGATCGGCGAGGAGATGGCGCGGCTCGGCGCGGCCGCCGAGCGGGTCGCGGTCGCCGAGTCCGTGAACCAGTACGTCCTGCGGCTGGCCCAGCGCACGCGGCGGGATCCGCGGCTGCGGGCCGGCGTCTCCCTCCGGGGCTCCATCGCGCTGTGCCGGACGGCGCGGATCTACGCGCTCGCCGACGGGCGCGGGTACGTCACCCCGGACGACGTCAAGGCCCTGGCGCGGCCGGTCTGGGCCCACCGGCTGGTGCCGCTCTCGGGCGCCGCGGGCTCGGCGGAGACCGCCGAGCTGCTGGACGGCGTCCTGGCCGAAGTCCCCGTCCCGGCACCGCAGGGGAACGGCTAG